Proteins found in one bacterium genomic segment:
- the cysK gene encoding cysteine synthase A, whose product MVEAVGGTPLIEVPGPAGTRVWAKAELLNPTGSVKDRPAVAMIEAAERAGDLRPGGTVIEPTSGNTGIALAMVAAEKGYRLILTMPETMSLERRKMLAALGAELILTPGGEGMKGAISRARDLLASIPGAFIPDQFSNPANPEAHYRGTGPEIVAQAGGKVDAFVAGVGTGGTLTGVGRALREVWPDVELIAVEPRESPVISGGKPGPHRIQGIGAGFIPPNLDPDLLTGVSPVTGDEATAAARWAARRRGILAGISSGANLHAAWAAAERLGPEAIVVTVLCDSGQRYLSGDLFTV is encoded by the coding sequence ATGGTGGAAGCGGTGGGGGGAACCCCGCTGATCGAGGTTCCGGGCCCCGCCGGCACGCGCGTCTGGGCCAAAGCGGAATTGCTCAACCCCACGGGGAGCGTCAAGGACCGCCCGGCCGTGGCCATGATCGAAGCGGCGGAGCGCGCGGGCGACCTCCGGCCGGGGGGGACGGTGATCGAGCCCACCAGCGGGAACACGGGGATCGCTCTGGCCATGGTGGCGGCGGAGAAGGGGTACCGCCTGATCCTGACCATGCCCGAAACCATGTCTCTGGAGCGCCGGAAGATGCTCGCGGCTCTGGGGGCGGAGCTGATCCTGACGCCGGGAGGGGAAGGCATGAAGGGGGCGATCTCCCGCGCACGGGACCTCCTCGCGTCCATCCCCGGGGCCTTCATTCCCGATCAGTTCTCGAATCCGGCCAACCCGGAGGCGCATTACCGGGGGACCGGGCCCGAGATCGTCGCTCAGGCGGGAGGAAAGGTGGACGCGTTCGTCGCCGGGGTAGGGACGGGGGGGACCCTGACCGGCGTGGGGCGGGCCCTGCGTGAAGTCTGGCCGGACGTGGAACTGATCGCCGTCGAGCCCCGGGAATCCCCCGTCATCTCCGGGGGGAAGCCCGGCCCCCACCGGATACAGGGGATCGGGGCCGGATTCATCCCCCCCAACCTCGATCCGGACCTGCTGACCGGGGTCAGCCCGGTGACGGGGGACGAAGCGACGGCCGCCGCCCGTTGGGCGGCCCGGCGCCGGGGGATTCTGGCCGGGATCAGTTCCGGAGCCAATCTTCACGCGGCCTGGGCCGCGGCGGAGCGCCTGGGGCCCGAAGCGATCGTGGTCACCGTTCTCTGCGATTCCGGGCA
- a CDS encoding trypsin-like peptidase domain-containing protein, whose product MIGPGMVLAGVALAAAPAPAEPFDPARSVVQVINVSQAPDYDSPWNPKSFQVQRGSGAVVEGNRILTSAHAVSFSRYLELKKENSPGTYQAEVAFIGHDCDLALLTVADPEFFEGTVPLPLSSLLPALGSVVEVYGFPQGGERVTVTKGVVSRVDYASYSHSGNDTHLILQIDAAINPGNSGGPVIQSGEIVGIAFQAVFRSENVGQVIPTTVIAHFFEDIADGRYDGYPDLGIVAAELINPAYRAFLELPEGRSGVVVNDVVEGRSAYGKILPGDILLQADGYSIRNDGTILLDGRSYRLDEVAERKQCGERVGFEVLRSAEAREVEVVLSSPSDGMKRRKEYDRGPDYFVFGGLVFEPLSRDYLETWGAHWRTTADRRLLHYYYGYYRDRLCRVRPEPVVLVRVLPAAFNRYVDGLRDLIVVRADGRPVAGLDGLIAALEENRGAYHIIEFEGDQAPLVLNAAAVAKGNDEVLRRYGIARDRSRAGAVGVGER is encoded by the coding sequence ATGATCGGTCCGGGAATGGTTCTGGCGGGGGTGGCTCTGGCGGCGGCCCCGGCGCCGGCCGAGCCCTTCGATCCCGCCCGGTCGGTGGTGCAGGTCATCAACGTCAGCCAGGCTCCGGATTACGATTCTCCCTGGAACCCCAAGTCCTTTCAGGTCCAGCGCGGTTCCGGGGCGGTGGTCGAGGGCAACCGGATCCTGACCAGCGCCCACGCGGTCAGTTTCTCCCGGTACCTGGAGCTGAAGAAGGAAAACTCGCCCGGGACCTACCAGGCCGAGGTCGCCTTCATCGGGCACGACTGCGACCTGGCCCTGCTCACGGTCGCCGACCCCGAATTCTTCGAAGGGACCGTCCCCCTGCCGCTGAGCAGCCTGCTGCCCGCCCTGGGCTCGGTGGTCGAGGTGTACGGGTTCCCCCAGGGTGGGGAGCGCGTCACCGTCACCAAGGGCGTGGTTTCCCGTGTCGATTACGCCTCCTACAGCCATTCCGGCAACGACACCCACCTCATCCTTCAGATCGACGCCGCCATCAACCCCGGCAACAGCGGCGGCCCCGTCATCCAGTCCGGCGAGATCGTCGGTATCGCGTTCCAGGCGGTATTCCGTTCGGAGAACGTGGGCCAGGTGATCCCGACCACGGTCATCGCCCATTTTTTCGAGGACATAGCCGACGGGCGCTACGACGGCTACCCCGACCTGGGCATCGTCGCCGCCGAGCTGATCAACCCCGCCTACCGGGCTTTTCTGGAACTTCCCGAGGGCCGCTCCGGGGTGGTGGTGAACGACGTCGTCGAGGGCCGCAGCGCTTACGGGAAAATTCTCCCCGGGGATATCCTCCTGCAAGCCGACGGGTATTCGATCCGCAACGACGGCACCATTCTTCTCGACGGCCGGAGCTACCGGTTGGACGAAGTGGCGGAACGAAAACAATGCGGGGAGCGGGTCGGGTTCGAGGTCCTGCGCTCCGCGGAGGCCCGCGAGGTCGAGGTCGTTCTCTCCAGCCCCTCCGACGGCATGAAAAGAAGAAAAGAATACGACCGCGGTCCGGACTACTTCGTCTTCGGCGGTCTGGTCTTCGAGCCTCTTTCCCGCGACTATCTTGAGACCTGGGGGGCTCATTGGCGGACGACGGCCGACCGCAGGTTGCTGCATTATTATTACGGTTACTACCGCGACCGCCTCTGCCGCGTTCGCCCGGAACCCGTGGTTCTGGTCCGGGTACTCCCCGCCGCGTTCAACCGGTACGTGGACGGCCTGCGCGATCTGATCGTCGTCCGGGCCGACGGCCGGCCGGTCGCCGGCCTGGACGGCCTGATCGCCGCCCTGGAAGAGAACCGGGGAGCCTACCACATCATCGAGTTCGAGGGGGACCAGGCTCCGCTGGTATTGAACGCCGCGGCGGTGGCGAAGGGCAACGACGAGGTCCTGCGGCGCTACGGCATCGCCCGGGACCGGTCCCGGGCCGGCGCCGTGGGGGTAGGGGAGCGATGA
- a CDS encoding FAD-linked oxidase C-terminal domain-containing protein, with protein sequence MFQTVDDRTIAALAEIVGESRIRTDPEALEEYGRDETPGLFSAPGAAVFPADALQIARILELAARENVPVTARGGGTGLAGGAVPSPGGIVLALTGMDRLVEIDEENLTATVEPGMVTERFRDAVEAVGLYYPPDPASLDSCTIGGNLATGAGGARALRYGTTRDYVVGLEAVVPAAGTVAWGGKSRKNASGYNLAQLLVGSEGTLGVIVKAVLRLLPLPPERVTLWASFPDLERAAAAVAPLLKSGADPAALELMDRGSLEAAARIEDAGLGRGGEAFLLIELEGRGEVELPWEETGKICAEAGAADVLVAEDRGLRDRVWKTRRSITEGLRLLSPVHSKQDVSVPPAAIPAFMRRARAAARAERLETVCFGHAGDGNIHLNLLGAGVPEAEWPGRKARAERRFLEEALALGGVISGEHGIGLAKRGYLALGYSPPAIGLMKALKRACDPRGILNPGKILP encoded by the coding sequence ATGTTCCAGACAGTCGACGACCGGACAATCGCGGCCCTGGCGGAGATCGTCGGGGAAAGCCGGATCCGGACCGATCCGGAGGCTCTCGAGGAATACGGGCGCGACGAGACCCCGGGGCTCTTTTCCGCGCCCGGCGCCGCGGTCTTCCCCGCGGACGCCCTCCAGATCGCCCGCATCCTCGAACTGGCCGCACGCGAAAACGTCCCCGTCACCGCGCGCGGGGGGGGAACCGGGCTGGCCGGCGGAGCCGTCCCCTCCCCGGGGGGGATCGTCCTGGCCCTGACGGGGATGGACCGGCTGGTGGAGATCGACGAGGAGAACCTGACCGCGACGGTGGAGCCGGGGATGGTGACCGAACGCTTCCGGGACGCCGTGGAAGCCGTCGGCCTCTACTACCCCCCCGACCCCGCCAGCCTCGATTCCTGTACGATCGGCGGCAACCTGGCCACGGGTGCGGGAGGGGCCCGGGCCTTGCGCTACGGGACCACCCGGGATTACGTGGTGGGCCTCGAAGCCGTGGTCCCCGCCGCCGGGACCGTGGCCTGGGGGGGGAAATCCCGCAAAAACGCTTCCGGCTACAACCTGGCCCAGCTCCTGGTCGGTTCGGAAGGGACCCTGGGCGTCATCGTCAAAGCCGTCCTGCGCCTCCTCCCCCTTCCCCCTGAACGCGTCACCCTCTGGGCCTCCTTCCCCGATCTGGAACGGGCGGCGGCGGCGGTGGCCCCCCTGCTCAAATCCGGGGCCGACCCCGCCGCCCTGGAGCTGATGGACCGGGGCTCCCTGGAGGCCGCCGCCCGGATCGAGGACGCCGGGCTCGGGCGCGGGGGCGAAGCCTTCCTCCTGATCGAGTTGGAAGGGAGGGGGGAGGTCGAACTGCCCTGGGAGGAGACCGGAAAGATCTGCGCGGAGGCGGGGGCGGCGGACGTGCTCGTGGCCGAGGACCGGGGGCTGCGGGACCGCGTCTGGAAGACGAGGCGCTCCATCACCGAGGGGCTGCGGCTGCTCAGCCCGGTCCATTCCAAACAGGACGTTTCCGTCCCCCCGGCGGCGATTCCCGCCTTCATGCGCCGGGCCCGGGCCGCGGCCCGGGCGGAACGCCTGGAAACCGTCTGTTTCGGGCACGCCGGCGACGGCAACATCCACCTCAACCTGCTCGGGGCCGGGGTCCCGGAAGCGGAATGGCCCGGCCGCAAAGCCCGGGCGGAGCGGCGCTTCCTGGAGGAAGCCCTGGCCCTGGGCGGCGTGATCTCGGGCGAGCACGGCATCGGGCTGGCCAAGCGCGGCTACCTGGCCCTGGGGTACTCCCCGCCCGCGATCGGCCTGATGAAAGCCCTCAAGCGCGCCTGCGACCCCCGGGGCATCCTCAACCCCGGCAAGATCTTACCATGA
- a CDS encoding sulfatase, with protein MTRRWIVAAGIAAAAAAAFVVFRPRPAPPNLVLISIDTLRADRVSCYGCETPTTPVLDRFADGAAVFTDTIVQSPWTLPSHMSLFTSLYPSTHKVGAASRTLDPAVVTLPLLLREAGYATAAFVDAAFLSSRYGFSRGFDLYENAKGRGIETVLPRVESWLKTARREPFFLFVHVFDCHCPYTPPDDVARRFSPDYDGDLDLSGRCGLSGFEDADLDEDDVRYISQQYDGEVYAVDRGLSRLLGLLESLGLFENTVVVVTSDHGEEFMEHGRIGHTRSLYRELLQVPLIVRPAGGGTGRKIDRTVRGIDVAPTLLDLLGLPVPETMQGSSLRPLLEGDDGGPAPAVYGELNELALIRTLIDGGYQYIANRDRETEELYDLRRDPGETRNLAAERPEVARSMRRKLEEIEDRARRAGAAFSPGKTDLSGKTVRELKALGYLQ; from the coding sequence ATGACCCGCCGGTGGATAGTCGCGGCCGGGATCGCCGCGGCGGCCGCCGCCGCCTTTGTCGTCTTCCGCCCCCGGCCCGCGCCTCCCAACCTGGTCCTGATCTCCATCGACACCCTCCGGGCCGACCGGGTCTCCTGCTACGGCTGCGAGACCCCCACCACCCCGGTCCTCGACCGCTTCGCCGACGGCGCCGCCGTCTTCACCGACACCATAGTCCAGTCCCCCTGGACCCTGCCCTCGCACATGTCCCTCTTCACCTCCCTCTACCCCTCCACCCACAAAGTCGGGGCCGCTTCCCGGACCCTCGATCCCGCCGTCGTCACCCTGCCCCTCCTCCTCCGGGAGGCGGGCTACGCCACCGCCGCCTTCGTGGACGCCGCCTTCCTCTCCTCCCGCTACGGTTTCAGCCGGGGTTTCGACCTCTACGAAAACGCCAAGGGCCGGGGCATCGAAACCGTCCTGCCCCGGGTCGAGTCCTGGCTGAAAACCGCCCGGCGCGAGCCGTTCTTCCTCTTCGTGCACGTCTTCGACTGCCACTGCCCCTATACTCCCCCCGACGACGTCGCCCGGCGCTTCAGCCCCGACTACGACGGGGATCTCGACCTGAGCGGGCGCTGCGGCTTGAGCGGATTCGAGGACGCCGACCTCGACGAGGACGACGTCCGCTATATCTCCCAGCAGTACGACGGCGAGGTCTACGCGGTGGACCGGGGCTTGAGCCGCCTGCTCGGGCTGCTGGAGAGCCTGGGGCTCTTCGAGAACACCGTCGTCGTCGTCACCTCGGACCACGGGGAGGAGTTCATGGAGCACGGCCGGATCGGGCATACCCGCTCGCTCTACCGCGAACTCCTGCAGGTCCCCCTGATCGTCCGGCCGGCGGGCGGGGGTACGGGCAGGAAGATCGACCGCACGGTCCGCGGCATCGACGTCGCCCCCACCCTTCTCGACCTGCTGGGGCTGCCCGTTCCCGAGACCATGCAGGGAAGCAGCCTCCGGCCCCTCCTGGAAGGAGACGACGGCGGCCCCGCCCCCGCGGTCTACGGCGAACTGAACGAGCTGGCCCTGATCCGGACTTTGATCGACGGCGGCTATCAGTACATCGCCAACCGGGACCGGGAGACCGAGGAGCTCTACGACCTCCGCCGGGACCCCGGCGAAACCCGCAACCTGGCGGCGGAGCGGCCGGAGGTCGCCCGGAGCATGCGCCGGAAACTGGAGGAGATCGAAGACCGGGCCCGGCGGGCGGGGGCGGCCTTCAGCCCGGGCAAGACCGACCTCTCCGGGAAAACCGTCCGGGAACTGAAGGCCCTGGGCTATCTGCAGTGA
- a CDS encoding AAA family ATPase: MTIHLRRVALQHAKFPTRDRYPFNLPVLTETDAVSFSTPVTLFVGENGTGKSTLLEAIARACGIHIWSQAAGARCRVNPYEALLDRCLGLDWSDGEVPGSYFGSETFRDFADSLEGWAVADRRHLDYFGGKSLVTQSHGQSMMSYFRARYKIRGLYLLDEPETALSPRSQLELLDILEKEGRAGQAQFIVATHSPLLLACAGARIYSFDHVPVRHVGYKETEHYRVYKRFLAERE; the protein is encoded by the coding sequence ATGACCATCCATCTGCGCCGCGTCGCGCTTCAGCACGCAAAGTTCCCGACCCGTGACCGCTACCCCTTCAACCTGCCGGTTCTGACGGAGACCGACGCCGTGTCGTTCAGCACGCCGGTCACGCTCTTCGTCGGGGAGAACGGCACCGGCAAGTCGACGCTCCTGGAGGCCATCGCCCGCGCCTGCGGCATCCACATCTGGAGTCAGGCCGCCGGCGCCCGCTGCCGGGTCAATCCGTACGAAGCGCTGCTGGACAGGTGCCTCGGCCTCGACTGGAGCGACGGCGAAGTCCCCGGCTCCTACTTCGGGTCCGAGACGTTCCGGGACTTCGCCGATTCGCTGGAAGGCTGGGCGGTCGCTGACCGGCGGCACCTGGACTACTTCGGAGGCAAGTCGCTGGTGACGCAGTCCCACGGGCAGTCAATGATGTCCTACTTCCGGGCCCGCTACAAGATCAGGGGGCTGTACCTGCTCGACGAGCCCGAGACGGCGCTCTCGCCCCGGAGCCAGTTGGAGTTGCTCGACATCCTGGAGAAGGAAGGGCGCGCCGGGCAGGCCCAGTTCATTGTCGCCACGCACTCCCCGCTCCTTCTCGCCTGTGCCGGGGCCCGGATCTACAGCTTCGACCACGTTCCCGTGCGCCACGTCGGCTACAAGGAGACCGAGCACTACAGGGTCTACAAGCGTTTTCTCGCGGAGCGGGAATGA